In a genomic window of Zingiber officinale cultivar Zhangliang chromosome 9B, Zo_v1.1, whole genome shotgun sequence:
- the LOC122024170 gene encoding uncharacterized protein LOC122024170 has translation MAKRKRKEAGEIPNGVDPRKKAEPKSGGAVRESGKEEQKEAGEGSRGKIPNGVDPRKKAESKNGGAVRKSGKEEQKEAGEGAHGKTPNAVDPRKKPVSKNGGAVRKSGMEEQKEGYFHLGDPTFVDLGNGRMRCVESGHELLAKDQEAYGLSKACRLALIDDVVARQIPPFDMLEPHPTSKSQLVCKLTRDNVNKTEEHIWKHLTGKKFQTVLSLFRFALV, from the exons ATGGCGAAGAGAAAGCGTAAGGAGGCCGGTGAAATCCCTAATGGAGTCGATCCGAGAAAGAAGGCCGAGCCAAAGAGCGGAGGCGCCGTTAGGGAAAGCGGAAAGGAGGAACAAAAGGAGGCCGGTGAAGGATCTCGCGGCAAAATCCCTAATGGAGTCGATCCGAGGAAGAAGGCCGAGTCAAAGAACGGAGGCGCCGTAAGGAAAAGCGGAAAGGAGGAACAGAAGGAGGCCGGTGAAGGAGCTCACGGAAAAACCCCTAATGCAGTCGATCCGAGGAAGAAGCCCGTGTCAAAGAACGGAGGCGCTGTAAGGAAAAGCGGAATGGAGGAACAGAAGGAGGGCTACTTCCACCTCGGCGATCCCACCTTCGTGGACTTGGGTAACGGGAGAATGCGCTGCGTGGAGTCTGGGCACGAGCTGCTCGCCAAGGACCAGGAAGCCTACGGCCTCTCTAAGGCCTGCCGCCTCGCCCTCATCGATGACGTTGTTGCTCGGCAGATACCGCCGTTCGATATGCTCGAGCCGCATCCCACCTCCAA GTCGCAGCTAGTGTGCAAGCTGACTAGAGACAACGTTAACAAGACCGAGGAGCATATCTGGAAGCACCTGACCGGCAAAAAATTCCAGACAGTGTTATCATTGTTCAGGTTCGCCCTCGTATAG